A section of the Deinococcus aerolatus genome encodes:
- a CDS encoding M20/M25/M40 family metallo-hydrolase, with protein MPLAYLTRIAQTPAPTFQEGARAALIAALWQELGYATETDAVGNVLTRITPPGTEGRPALLLASHLDTVFEDGTDVTVREDAGRLTGPGVGDNSASLAVLTALLRDLRGQTAILRRPLWVAANVCEEGLGDLRGSKYLISQHREQLGAFIAVDGYLGIAVTRGVGVRRYRATFLGPGGHSWGDQAPSALHALGRAISALYALPLATSPRTTLNVGMASGGTSVNSIAASAELLLDLRSLDPKVLGELDRRAVAALHAGAREAGVTVRVEQVGDRPGGDLNSGPLLPAIREAAREIRTELRTAASSTDANAAAPHSLPAVAIGVYRGGNAHRLDEWVQISSLNPGLKFLHRVVELYQQQPVA; from the coding sequence ATGCCCCTTGCTTACCTGACGCGAATCGCGCAGACGCCCGCGCCCACTTTTCAGGAGGGGGCGCGGGCCGCCCTCATTGCGGCGCTGTGGCAGGAACTGGGCTACGCCACCGAGACCGACGCGGTGGGCAACGTCCTGACACGTATTACCCCCCCCGGCACCGAGGGCCGCCCGGCGCTGCTGCTGGCCTCGCACCTCGACACCGTGTTCGAGGACGGCACCGACGTGACCGTGCGCGAGGACGCCGGACGGCTGACCGGGCCGGGCGTGGGCGACAACAGCGCCAGCCTGGCGGTCCTGACGGCGCTGCTGCGCGACCTGCGCGGGCAGACGGCGATATTGCGCCGCCCTCTGTGGGTGGCCGCCAACGTGTGCGAGGAAGGCCTGGGCGACCTGCGCGGCAGCAAGTACCTGATCTCGCAGCACCGCGAGCAGCTTGGAGCGTTCATTGCGGTGGACGGGTACCTGGGCATCGCGGTCACGCGCGGGGTGGGCGTGCGGCGCTACCGGGCCACCTTCCTGGGGCCGGGCGGGCACTCCTGGGGGGACCAGGCCCCCAGTGCCCTGCACGCGCTTGGCCGGGCCATCAGCGCCCTGTATGCCCTGCCGCTGGCGACCTCGCCGCGCACCACCCTGAACGTGGGCATGGCGTCGGGCGGCACCAGCGTCAACTCCATCGCGGCCAGCGCCGAACTGCTGCTGGACCTGCGTTCACTGGACCCCAAAGTGCTGGGCGAACTGGACCGGCGGGCGGTGGCGGCCCTGCACGCGGGGGCACGCGAGGCGGGCGTGACCGTGCGCGTCGAGCAGGTGGGCGACCGCCCCGGCGGCGACCTGAACAGCGGTCCCCTGCTGCCCGCCATCCGCGAGGCGGCCCGCGAGATCCGGACGGAGCTGCGAACCGCCGCCAGCAGCACCGACGCCAATGCCGCCGCGCCCCACAGCCTGCCCGCCGTCGCCATCGGTGTGTACCGGGGCGGCAACGCGCACCGTCTGGACGAATGGGTGCAGATCAGCAGCCTGAATCCTGGCCTGAAATTCCTGCACCGCGTCGTTGAACTGTACCAGCAGCAGCCGGTGGCCTAG
- a CDS encoding class I SAM-dependent methyltransferase, with product MNYDDFADLYDHQYDLYRDDLHFYAGVAERAAGPVLEVGAGTGRVTAHLARRGVDVTGLEPSGRMIARAQQRAAEGGLGLKMVQGDVKTFRLDQKFALVIAPFNALMHLYTPNEQLQALENLHAHLQPGGGLAFDLYLPRFGKPNTLRHEGETLHAPDGSRTDIFLVQRHDRVRQHITTEYHVDTTAPGGALTRRHYTLTQRYYTRYEVEWLLRFAGFESPRVTGSFQGGPLERGSEVMVFQTRAL from the coding sequence GTGAACTACGACGACTTCGCCGACCTGTACGACCACCAGTACGACCTGTACCGTGACGACCTGCATTTCTACGCGGGCGTGGCCGAGCGGGCGGCGGGGCCGGTGCTGGAGGTGGGGGCCGGTACGGGGCGCGTGACCGCCCACCTCGCGCGGCGCGGCGTGGACGTGACCGGGCTGGAACCCAGCGGGCGCATGATCGCGCGGGCGCAGCAGCGGGCGGCAGAGGGCGGGCTGGGCCTGAAAATGGTCCAGGGCGACGTCAAGACCTTCCGGCTGGACCAGAAGTTCGCTCTGGTGATCGCGCCGTTCAACGCGCTGATGCACCTGTACACCCCGAACGAGCAGCTTCAGGCGCTGGAAAACCTGCACGCCCACCTGCAACCCGGCGGGGGACTGGCCTTTGACCTGTACCTGCCGCGTTTCGGCAAGCCCAACACCCTGCGGCACGAGGGCGAGACCCTGCATGCGCCGGACGGCAGCCGCACCGACATCTTTCTGGTGCAGCGCCATGACCGGGTGCGCCAGCACATCACCACCGAGTACCACGTGGACACCACAGCGCCGGGCGGAGCGCTGACCCGGCGGCACTACACCCTGACCCAGCGCTACTACACCCGTTACGAGGTGGAGTGGCTGCTGCGCTTCGCGGGGTTCGAGTCGCCGCGCGTCACGGGCAGTTTTCAGGGCGGCCCGCTGGAACGGGGCAGTGAGGTGATGGTGTTTCAGACGCGGGCGCTGTAA
- a CDS encoding polysaccharide deacetylase family protein produces the protein MQFANLGLLREGSRARRELALTFDDGPDPLTTPAVLDALHGAGARATFFVLADRAEAYPQLIARMLAEGHEVAAHAEKHVHAWVRTPWGGFLDVRHAVRRVAAVTGQPIRYHRPPHGAYTLATVLGQRAAGVRGVHWSVEGQDWRADRTPEQVRQRLLLRAGPGAIVVLHDAGPGAANTVPMLPELLRDLGARDYTFATVSGLNGAAPVNGAALRRRAFIALDAVFDWVGRIQPTAGRADNLFRTGASAFPLEGVTLADGTPVPRGAPCTEFHVNNPLMVDLGISRPSIRQAQRDYRLVADDLLRRPDLLETQYVFCISAVSPLMAAMGFETHDLPPADARRLRLWARVMRWGYTGAPKVAQPRLSILSRAAFLARYGPDAS, from the coding sequence GTGCAGTTTGCCAACCTGGGCCTGCTGCGCGAGGGCAGCCGCGCCCGGCGTGAACTGGCGCTGACCTTCGACGACGGGCCGGATCCCCTGACCACGCCTGCCGTGCTGGACGCCCTGCACGGCGCCGGGGCGCGGGCCACCTTCTTCGTTCTGGCGGACCGGGCCGAGGCGTACCCGCAATTGATCGCCCGCATGCTGGCGGAGGGCCATGAGGTGGCCGCCCACGCTGAAAAACACGTTCATGCCTGGGTTCGCACGCCGTGGGGGGGATTTCTGGACGTGAGGCATGCGGTGCGGCGGGTGGCTGCGGTCACGGGCCAGCCGATCCGTTATCACCGCCCGCCCCACGGGGCCTACACCCTCGCCACGGTGCTGGGCCAGCGGGCGGCGGGAGTGCGCGGCGTTCACTGGAGCGTGGAGGGTCAGGACTGGCGGGCAGACCGGACCCCAGAACAGGTCCGGCAGCGGCTGCTGCTGCGTGCCGGCCCCGGCGCCATTGTCGTCCTGCACGACGCCGGGCCAGGAGCGGCCAACACGGTGCCGATGCTGCCGGAGTTGCTGCGGGACCTGGGGGCACGCGATTACACCTTCGCCACCGTGTCCGGGCTGAACGGAGCGGCACCTGTGAACGGGGCGGCCCTGCGGCGGCGGGCCTTTATCGCACTGGACGCCGTCTTCGACTGGGTGGGCCGTATCCAGCCCACGGCGGGGCGAGCCGACAACCTGTTCCGCACCGGCGCTTCGGCCTTTCCGCTGGAGGGCGTCACGCTGGCCGACGGTACCCCGGTGCCTAGGGGTGCGCCGTGCACCGAGTTCCACGTCAACAACCCGCTGATGGTGGACCTGGGCATCAGCCGCCCCAGCATCCGGCAGGCGCAGCGGGATTACCGGCTGGTGGCGGACGATCTGCTGCGCCGTCCGGACCTGCTGGAGACCCAGTACGTCTTTTGCATCAGCGCCGTATCACCGCTGATGGCAGCCATGGGCTTTGAGACGCATGACCTTCCCCCTGCCGATGCCCGGCGCCTGCGCCTATGGGCACGCGTGATGCGCTGGGGCTATACGGGTGCGCCGAAGGTGGCCCAGCCCCGACTGAGCATCCTGAGCCGGGCCGCCTTTCTGGCGCGGTACGGCCCGGACGCCAGCTGA
- a CDS encoding MGDG synthase family glycosyltransferase has protein sequence MTQAGTPLRALILSASFGSGHHRANDALDGALRAAGVNLQAHHADYLSYLSPFERAVTAGTYDLWLRHAPAMYRAFYDWTDAETEPKALTGTFGWLGLQGMMRDVRQTAPELVVGSYPTTVALSNTARQRLGVDFLNALIVTDYRVHHHWARPEAELLMVATEEAREQMARWRIPPDSVEVTGIPISPEYRALIGADKVALRLRHGLDPATPLILISGGGTGTYRALRRVLAELAGLGRRVQVLVLAGASSRGMSQVGGATVHQLGHTDHFPELLAASDLVVGKAGGLTVAEATTLGIPQVIHEPIPGQEEHNADYLERHGAALWARELHQVRPAVLRALDPDENARLGQRARQVSVPDAADRVAAALLRRLGR, from the coding sequence GTGACCCAGGCGGGCACACCGTTGCGGGCGCTGATCCTGTCGGCCTCCTTTGGCAGCGGGCACCACCGGGCCAACGACGCGCTGGACGGGGCGCTGCGGGCGGCGGGCGTGAACCTTCAGGCCCACCACGCCGACTACCTGTCCTACCTGAGTCCCTTCGAGCGGGCCGTCACCGCCGGAACCTACGACCTGTGGCTGCGCCACGCTCCCGCCATGTACCGGGCCTTTTATGACTGGACCGACGCCGAGACCGAGCCCAAGGCTCTGACGGGAACCTTCGGCTGGCTGGGGCTGCAGGGCATGATGCGCGACGTCCGGCAGACGGCGCCGGAACTGGTGGTCGGCTCGTACCCCACCACCGTCGCGCTGTCGAACACGGCCCGCCAGCGGCTGGGCGTGGACTTTCTGAACGCGCTGATCGTCACCGACTACCGCGTGCACCACCACTGGGCACGCCCGGAGGCCGAACTGTTGATGGTCGCCACCGAGGAGGCCCGCGAGCAGATGGCGCGCTGGCGCATTCCGCCGGACAGCGTGGAGGTCACGGGCATTCCCATCTCGCCCGAGTACCGCGCCCTGATCGGGGCCGACAAGGTAGCGCTGCGCCTCAGGCATGGGCTGGACCCGGCAACGCCGCTGATCCTGATTTCCGGCGGCGGCACCGGCACCTACCGCGCCCTGCGCCGCGTGCTGGCCGAACTCGCGGGGCTGGGACGGCGCGTGCAGGTGCTGGTGCTGGCCGGGGCCAGCAGCCGGGGCATGTCCCAGGTGGGCGGGGCCACCGTGCATCAGCTGGGTCACACGGACCACTTTCCCGAGCTGCTGGCGGCCTCCGACCTGGTGGTGGGCAAGGCGGGCGGGCTGACCGTGGCCGAGGCCACCACGCTGGGAATCCCGCAGGTGATCCACGAGCCGATTCCCGGCCAGGAAGAACACAACGCCGACTACCTGGAACGCCACGGCGCGGCCCTGTGGGCGCGGGAACTGCACCAGGTCCGGCCCGCCGTACTGCGTGCCCTGGACCCCGACGAGAACGCCCGCCTGGGCCAGCGTGCCCGTCAGGTCAGCGTGCCGGACGCGGCGGACCGGGTGGCGGCGGCGCTGCTGCGGCGGCTGGGCCGGTGA
- a CDS encoding LptF/LptG family permease, with protein MTRLTRAVTAELLPPLLAGTLLFTAVLSFGYFFVSSQWLTGVPVSLIGRWIALQMPDTLVKVFPMAVVLMTVVAFGRMSTERELVAVQSGGISLGRVARPVAVVAAVVTALAVWLSLWVAPRANVETRGLYWDGLTGAGLSQLVGKTVDLGAGLTLALEGYDSATRELRSVRVEKWLPGGGRRATLIFADAGTFEDNVLSLRGYSVYTVDYAAAARLSAVPDNDPAAFREAVQNVFPSVVVPEQASDTLNVDTGLSRKQTLAAYADAIGADAQGWPELVTALTAPGVKDSERQAARLNLNRKLALPFGNLVLALAALPFALRFGRTLGVSLGIALLIAVAYYLLFFVGLTVAAALPAMPELGVWLANLIFAGMGLWLLRRT; from the coding sequence ATGACCCGCCTGACCCGCGCCGTCACCGCAGAGCTGCTGCCGCCGCTGCTGGCCGGCACGCTGCTGTTCACGGCGGTGCTGAGTTTCGGATACTTCTTCGTGTCCAGCCAGTGGCTGACCGGGGTTCCGGTGTCGCTGATCGGGCGCTGGATCGCCCTGCAGATGCCCGACACGCTGGTCAAGGTCTTTCCGATGGCCGTGGTGTTGATGACCGTGGTGGCCTTCGGGCGCATGAGCACCGAGCGCGAGCTGGTGGCGGTGCAGTCCGGCGGCATCAGCCTGGGTCGGGTGGCGCGGCCCGTGGCGGTGGTGGCCGCCGTGGTCACGGCGCTGGCGGTGTGGCTGAGCCTGTGGGTGGCCCCGCGCGCCAACGTGGAGACACGCGGGCTGTACTGGGATGGACTGACCGGGGCCGGGCTGTCGCAGCTGGTGGGCAAGACGGTGGACCTGGGCGCGGGCCTGACCCTGGCGCTGGAAGGCTACGATTCAGCCACCCGTGAGCTCAGGAGCGTGCGGGTGGAGAAGTGGCTGCCCGGCGGCGGGCGGCGCGCCACCCTGATCTTTGCCGACGCCGGGACCTTCGAGGACAACGTGCTGTCGCTGCGCGGCTACAGCGTCTACACCGTGGACTACGCGGCGGCGGCCAGACTGTCGGCGGTGCCGGACAATGACCCGGCCGCCTTCCGGGAGGCGGTGCAGAACGTCTTTCCCAGCGTGGTGGTGCCCGAACAGGCCAGCGACACGCTGAACGTGGACACCGGGCTGTCGCGCAAGCAGACGCTGGCCGCCTACGCCGACGCCATCGGCGCGGACGCGCAGGGCTGGCCGGAACTGGTCACGGCGCTGACCGCGCCGGGCGTCAAGGACAGCGAGCGGCAGGCGGCGCGGCTGAACCTGAACCGCAAGCTGGCGCTGCCCTTCGGCAATCTGGTGCTGGCACTGGCCGCGCTGCCCTTCGCCCTGCGCTTCGGGCGCACGCTGGGGGTCAGCCTGGGCATCGCGCTGCTGATCGCCGTGGCGTATTACCTGCTGTTCTTCGTGGGCTTGACGGTGGCGGCGGCCCTGCCCGCCATGCCGGAACTGGGGGTCTGGCTGGCGAACCTCATCTTCGCAGGCATGGGCCTGTGGCTGCTGAGGCGCACGTGA
- the fabZ gene encoding 3-hydroxyacyl-ACP dehydratase FabZ: MQPIMIQEVMTTLPHRFPFLLVDRVLSVEGGEVHAIKNVSVNEPFFTGHFPTEPVMPGVLITEALAQASFFCMHEALEPGTIGYLAGIDGARFKRKVVPGDTLHLYARLEFMRRGLGKTTCRAEVDGQVAAEATILFAVGKG; encoded by the coding sequence ATGCAACCGATAATGATTCAAGAGGTCATGACGACCCTGCCCCACCGCTTCCCCTTTCTGCTGGTCGACCGCGTGCTGAGCGTGGAAGGCGGCGAGGTCCACGCCATCAAGAACGTGAGCGTGAACGAACCGTTCTTCACCGGCCACTTCCCCACGGAACCCGTGATGCCCGGCGTGCTGATCACCGAGGCGCTGGCGCAGGCCAGTTTCTTCTGCATGCACGAGGCGCTGGAGCCCGGCACCATCGGCTACCTGGCGGGCATCGACGGCGCACGCTTCAAGCGCAAGGTGGTGCCCGGCGATACGCTGCACCTGTACGCCCGGCTGGAATTCATGCGCCGGGGCCTGGGCAAGACCACCTGCCGCGCCGAGGTGGACGGACAGGTGGCGGCCGAGGCCACGATCCTGTTCGCGGTGGGCAAGGGGTGA
- the mreB gene encoding rod shape-determining protein: protein MRLSEDIGIDLGTATFLIYTKSRGLVLQEPSVIAMTRDSKQVRAVGEEAYRMIGRTPGGIVAVRPIKDGVIADEGLTEKMLTMFLSKVQGNAGRLLGFGGFKPQLMVGVPSNVSDVERRAVLRAALNANNSNARRAFLIEEPLAAAIGAGLKVTEPLGSMVVDIGGGSSDVAVISLGGIVVSESMRVAGNEFDESIIRHVRRKHNVLIGERTAEEIKVKVGAAMLVDDSENLVAEVRGRDLINGLPRTISLDSRDVVEALAEPVTRIVEGVKRVLEITPPELVSDIIDRGIVMTGGGSLLRNFDELLRQTTGIPVSVAENAVEAVAVGTGMALDMLSELGDSLVSSDYYLRR from the coding sequence GTGAGGCTGTCAGAAGACATTGGAATTGACCTGGGAACGGCAACGTTCCTGATTTACACCAAGAGCCGGGGCCTGGTGTTGCAGGAACCCAGCGTGATTGCCATGACTCGCGACAGCAAGCAGGTCCGGGCGGTGGGCGAGGAAGCGTACCGCATGATCGGTCGCACGCCCGGCGGCATCGTGGCGGTGCGGCCCATTAAGGACGGCGTGATCGCCGACGAGGGCCTGACCGAGAAGATGCTCACCATGTTCCTGTCCAAGGTGCAGGGCAACGCCGGTCGCCTGCTGGGCTTCGGCGGGTTCAAGCCGCAACTGATGGTGGGCGTGCCCAGCAACGTCAGCGACGTGGAGCGGCGGGCCGTGCTGCGGGCGGCCCTGAACGCCAACAACAGCAACGCCCGGCGCGCCTTCCTGATCGAGGAACCGCTGGCGGCGGCCATCGGCGCGGGCCTGAAGGTCACCGAGCCGCTGGGCAGCATGGTGGTGGACATCGGCGGGGGCAGCAGCGACGTGGCCGTGATCTCGCTGGGCGGCATCGTGGTCAGCGAGTCCATGCGCGTGGCAGGCAACGAGTTCGACGAGAGCATCATCCGGCACGTGCGCCGCAAGCACAACGTGCTGATCGGCGAGCGCACCGCCGAGGAGATCAAGGTCAAGGTGGGGGCCGCCATGCTGGTGGACGACTCCGAGAATCTGGTGGCCGAGGTGCGGGGGCGTGACCTGATCAATGGCCTGCCCCGGACCATCAGCCTGGACAGCCGCGACGTGGTGGAAGCCCTGGCCGAACCCGTGACGCGCATCGTGGAAGGCGTCAAGCGCGTGCTGGAAATCACCCCGCCGGAACTGGTCAGCGACATCATCGACCGGGGCATCGTGATGACCGGCGGCGGCAGCCTGCTGCGCAACTTCGACGAGCTGCTGCGCCAGACCACCGGTATTCCCGTCTCGGTGGCCGAGAACGCGGTGGAAGCCGTGGCGGTCGGCACCGGCATGGCGCTGGACATGCTCTCGGAACTGGGCGACAGTCTGGTGTCGAGCGACTACTACCTGCGCCGCTGA
- a CDS encoding S9 family peptidase, with protein MSPRISLEALAVLPTVAALNVSHGGDQLAFYADWTGRFELYTLNLKTHERRQVTDGQAPRALRAGFVWAADDARLFFSRDHNGDERQALFDVALASGEVTALQHDPQSMDYAVDAHPDGTRLLVNSTRGGQMNVHVYDLTQEGEAAWTALTALPNATQAAAWSPDGTRLTLTTNESADLRNTDGYVLNADGSGFRRVLRVREGSQDSVGKWHPDGLRVAASSDADGHRRVGVLTVDSGEVQWLTPADERTEETPGPFSPDGRWLSVIRNVDSTLTPVLYDTVTGEARELKLPPGLAVGTGFAHGGSHLLFSLVTSTTRPQVLLYCLADDTAEVLLDAEYGDVNPADFVPGEYVRYPTADGLTVPAILYRPRELGEGKTSPALIHAHGGPTAQFFRGFDAQAQFLADQGYLVLCPNVRGSTGYGVTWRDANLLDWGGRDLADIAAGAQYLKSLPEVDGSRLGIFGGSYGGYLSYMATVKQPDLFRVGVPIVGITDLHQLYRDNARVMPQLGYYFRTMMGDPVENAELWRDRSAITHAAALKAHLFMMHGTNDPRCPVNQARGFRDALLASGREEGRDFEYVEFSDEGHGAGDIAGKTRSYRLMADYLSRRL; from the coding sequence ATGTCCCCACGCATCTCCCTGGAAGCCCTGGCGGTCCTGCCGACAGTTGCGGCTCTGAACGTCTCGCACGGCGGCGATCAGCTGGCCTTCTACGCCGACTGGACGGGGCGTTTTGAGCTGTACACGCTGAATCTGAAGACCCATGAGCGGCGGCAGGTCACCGACGGGCAGGCCCCCAGGGCACTGCGGGCGGGCTTCGTGTGGGCGGCGGATGACGCGCGTCTGTTCTTCAGCCGCGATCACAACGGCGACGAGCGGCAGGCGCTGTTCGACGTGGCGCTGGCGTCGGGTGAAGTCACGGCCCTCCAGCACGATCCGCAGAGCATGGACTACGCCGTGGACGCGCACCCGGACGGCACGCGGCTGCTGGTCAACAGCACCCGCGGCGGGCAGATGAACGTGCACGTCTATGACCTGACGCAGGAGGGCGAGGCGGCCTGGACCGCCCTCACCGCCCTGCCCAACGCCACCCAGGCCGCCGCCTGGAGTCCCGACGGCACGCGGCTGACGCTGACCACCAACGAGAGCGCGGACCTGCGCAACACCGACGGCTACGTGCTGAATGCCGACGGCTCGGGCTTCAGGCGCGTGCTGCGGGTGCGCGAGGGCAGCCAGGACAGCGTGGGCAAGTGGCACCCCGACGGCCTGCGCGTGGCCGCCAGCAGCGACGCCGACGGCCACCGCCGTGTAGGCGTCTTGACGGTGGATTCGGGCGAGGTGCAGTGGCTCACCCCCGCCGATGAGCGGACCGAGGAAACTCCCGGCCCCTTTTCCCCGGACGGGCGCTGGCTGAGCGTGATCCGCAACGTGGACAGCACGCTGACGCCCGTGCTGTACGACACTGTTACCGGCGAGGCGCGGGAGCTGAAGCTGCCGCCGGGGCTGGCGGTGGGCACCGGGTTCGCGCACGGCGGCAGCCATCTGCTGTTCAGCCTCGTGACTTCCACCACCCGCCCGCAGGTGCTGCTGTACTGCCTCGCCGACGACACCGCCGAGGTGCTGCTGGACGCCGAGTACGGCGACGTCAATCCCGCCGATTTCGTGCCAGGCGAGTACGTCCGCTACCCCACGGCGGACGGGCTGACGGTGCCAGCGATCCTCTACCGGCCGCGCGAGCTGGGGGAGGGCAAGACCTCCCCCGCCCTGATTCACGCGCACGGCGGCCCCACCGCGCAGTTCTTCCGGGGCTTCGACGCGCAGGCGCAGTTCCTGGCCGATCAGGGCTACCTGGTGCTGTGTCCCAACGTGCGTGGCAGCACCGGCTACGGCGTGACGTGGCGCGACGCCAACCTGCTGGACTGGGGCGGACGCGATCTGGCCGATATCGCCGCCGGGGCGCAGTACCTCAAATCGCTGCCGGAGGTGGACGGCTCGCGCCTGGGCATCTTTGGCGGCAGTTACGGCGGTTACCTCAGTTACATGGCGACGGTCAAGCAGCCGGACCTGTTCCGGGTGGGCGTGCCCATTGTGGGCATTACGGACCTGCACCAGCTGTACCGGGACAACGCCCGCGTGATGCCGCAACTGGGCTACTACTTCCGCACCATGATGGGCGATCCGGTGGAGAACGCCGAACTGTGGCGGGACCGCAGCGCCATCACCCACGCCGCCGCCCTGAAGGCGCACCTGTTCATGATGCACGGCACCAACGATCCACGCTGCCCGGTCAACCAGGCCAGGGGCTTCCGCGACGCCCTGCTGGCCAGCGGGCGCGAGGAGGGGCGCGACTTCGAGTACGTTGAATTCTCCGACGAGGGCCACGGTGCGGGCGACATCGCCGGCAAGACCCGCAGCTACCGCCTGATGGCCGATTACCTGTCGCGGCGGCTGTAG
- a CDS encoding carboxypeptidase M32, which translates to MTSDVQPPDSQWNDLKTHWQELADLGGIGSLLGWDQSTYLPAGAAAGRSRQQALLSRMAHARATDAGYGRLLDAAQGRTDLSPAQTRMVDVARKKFEEATRLPADFVAAWSQHGGDSYSAWTTARPDNDFARMVPYLEKSRDFSLQAAGYFPEFSDPMDYFIDQSDEGMTAAQVGDVFSSLREALVPLADAVIGAEAPRTDFLGRHYDTGAQLAFGESVIRDYGYDFTQGRQDLTHHPFMTRLGGHDVRITTRVKANDPTEALYSTLHESGHAMYEQGVLEAYLGTPIGGGVSAGVHESQSRLWENQVGRSRAFWAAYFGKFRDAFPDQLSDVSEDEMHRAVNTVARSLIRTDADELTYNLHVITRYELERQLLGGTLAVRDLNEAWHAAYQQNLGLRAPSDVNGALQDVHWYFGRIGGAFQGYTLGNVLSAQFYAAAENANPGLEGDITRADFSRLHGWLRENVYAPGGLYKPADLVQRATGQAMTVEPYLKYLREKYGELYGVS; encoded by the coding sequence ATGACTTCCGACGTGCAGCCCCCCGATTCGCAGTGGAATGACCTCAAAACCCACTGGCAGGAACTGGCCGATCTGGGCGGCATCGGTTCGCTGCTGGGCTGGGACCAGAGCACCTACCTGCCTGCCGGGGCGGCGGCGGGGCGCTCAAGGCAACAGGCGCTGCTGTCGCGCATGGCCCACGCCCGCGCCACCGACGCCGGGTACGGCAGGCTGTTGGACGCCGCGCAGGGCCGCACGGACCTCTCGCCCGCGCAGACGCGCATGGTGGATGTGGCCCGCAAGAAGTTCGAGGAGGCCACCCGCCTGCCCGCCGACTTCGTCGCCGCCTGGAGCCAGCATGGCGGCGACAGCTACAGCGCGTGGACGACGGCGCGGCCCGACAACGACTTCGCGCGGATGGTGCCGTACCTGGAAAAGTCGCGGGACTTCAGTCTCCAGGCGGCGGGGTACTTCCCTGAATTCAGCGATCCAATGGACTATTTCATTGACCAGTCCGACGAGGGCATGACGGCGGCGCAGGTGGGCGACGTATTTTCCAGCCTGCGTGAGGCCCTGGTGCCGCTGGCCGACGCGGTCATCGGGGCCGAGGCTCCCCGCACCGACTTTCTGGGCCGCCACTACGACACCGGGGCGCAACTGGCCTTTGGCGAATCGGTGATCCGCGACTACGGCTACGACTTCACGCAGGGCCGCCAGGACCTGACGCACCACCCTTTCATGACCCGGCTGGGCGGCCACGACGTACGCATCACCACCCGCGTCAAGGCAAATGACCCCACCGAGGCGCTGTATTCCACGCTGCACGAATCCGGGCATGCCATGTACGAGCAGGGCGTGCTGGAGGCGTACCTGGGCACGCCCATCGGCGGTGGGGTCAGCGCCGGGGTGCACGAGAGCCAGTCACGCCTGTGGGAAAACCAGGTGGGGCGCAGCCGCGCGTTCTGGGCCGCGTACTTTGGAAAGTTCCGCGATGCCTTCCCCGATCAGCTCTCGGACGTGTCCGAGGACGAGATGCACCGTGCGGTCAACACCGTGGCCCGCAGCCTGATCCGCACCGACGCCGACGAGCTGACCTACAACCTGCACGTCATCACCCGCTACGAGCTGGAGCGTCAGCTGCTGGGCGGCACGCTGGCGGTGCGTGACCTGAACGAAGCGTGGCACGCCGCCTACCAGCAGAACCTGGGCCTGCGTGCGCCCAGCGACGTGAACGGGGCCTTGCAGGATGTCCACTGGTACTTTGGCCGTATCGGCGGGGCGTTCCAGGGCTACACGCTGGGCAACGTCCTGAGCGCGCAGTTCTACGCCGCTGCCGAAAACGCCAATCCCGGTCTGGAGGGCGACATCACCCGCGCCGACTTTTCCCGCCTGCACGGCTGGCTGCGCGAGAACGTCTACGCGCCGGGCGGGTTGTACAAACCTGCCGACCTGGTGCAGCGGGCCACCGGGCAGGCCATGACGGTGGAGCCGTACCTGAAGTACCTGCGGGAGAAGTACGGCGAGCTGTACGGCGTGAGCTGA
- a CDS encoding ParB N-terminal domain-containing protein → MDVNGNAAGEVTSLGTEDDHASRPDRAQSAQTAYAYLQPFVEWCDPSALELDSGVNQKKVYRKQTRQMQATGWYGPPLLVWKTSVLSGGVRWVAARHAELARVPVVDLSREEACISLFGRMAWDAINLYRGSFGSGPVIGCLRRFGVYTGDLDELELI, encoded by the coding sequence ATGGACGTGAATGGGAATGCAGCGGGAGAAGTCACCTCTTTGGGAACCGAAGATGATCATGCCAGTCGGCCAGATAGGGCGCAGTCTGCCCAAACCGCATACGCGTACCTTCAGCCTTTTGTCGAATGGTGTGATCCTTCTGCCCTGGAATTGGACTCTGGCGTCAACCAGAAAAAGGTCTATCGCAAGCAAACTCGCCAGATGCAGGCAACGGGATGGTACGGCCCGCCGCTCCTGGTCTGGAAGACGTCTGTGCTGAGTGGCGGGGTGCGGTGGGTCGCGGCCCGTCATGCGGAACTGGCGCGGGTGCCCGTCGTGGATCTGAGCCGGGAAGAGGCCTGCATCTCGTTGTTTGGGAGGATGGCGTGGGACGCCATCAATCTCTACCGTGGGTCGTTTGGAAGCGGGCCAGTCATTGGCTGTCTGCGGCGTTTTGGGGTGTACACAGGGGATCTGGACGAACTAGAGTTGATCTGA